Proteins encoded in a region of the Perca fluviatilis chromosome 8, GENO_Pfluv_1.0, whole genome shotgun sequence genome:
- the cnot1 gene encoding CCR4-NOT transcription complex subunit 1 isoform X6: protein MNLDSLSLALSQISYLVDNLTKKNYRASQQEIQHIVNRHGPEADRHLLRCLFSHVDFSGDGKSSGKDFHQTQFLIQECVSLISKPNFIATLCYAVDNPLHYQKSLKPSAHLFTQLSKVLKLSKVQEVIFGLALLNSSNADLRGFAAQFIKQKLPDLLRSYVDADLGGNQEGGFQDIAIEVLQLLLSHLLFGQKGASGVGQEQIDAFLKTLCRDFPQERCPVVLAPLLYPEKRDILMDRILPDSGELAKTMMESSLAEFMQEVGYGFCASLDECRNIILQYGVREVTASQVARVLGMMARTHSGLTDGIPLQSISAPGSGIWSDSKDKNDGSQAHTWNVEVLIDVVKEVNPNLNFKEVTYELDHPGFLIRDSKGLHIVVYGIQRGLGMEVFPVDLIYRPWKHAEGQLSFIQHSLMSPEVFSFADYPCHTVAIDILKAPPEDDNREIATWKSLDLVESLLRLSEVGQYEQVKQLFSFPIKHCPDMLVLALLQISTSWHTLRHELISTLMPIFLGNHPNSAIILHYAWHGQGQSPSIRQLIMHSMAEWYMRGEQYDQAKLSRILDVAQDLKSLSMLLNGTPFAFVIDLAALASRREYLKLDKWLTDKIREHGEPFIQACVTFLKRRCPSIMGGLAPDKDQPKSAQLPPETLATMLACLQSCAGSVSQELSETILTMVANCSNVMNKARQPPPGVMPKGRAPSTSSLDAISPVQMDSLSGMGSLNLGGTATSHTQSMQGFPTSLSSAFSNPQSPAKAFPPLSNPNPSTPFGGIGSLSSQLPGPLGTGIGSGIGSSLGMPTVNTDPFGTRKMSTPGLNPPTFQQTDLSQVWPEANQHFSKEIDDEANSYFQRIYNHPPHPTMSVDEVLEMLQRFKDSTIKREREVFNCMLRNLFEEYRFFPQYPDKELHITACLFGGIIEKGLVTYMALGLALRYVLEALRKPYGSKMYYFGIAALDRFKNRLKDYPQYCQHLASIAHFLQFPHHLQEYIEYGQQSRDPPVKMQGSITTPGSLALAQVQAQAQSQQPGVPKAPQPGQPSTLVTTATTTTTVAKTPTITRPTPSTFKKDVPPSINTTNIDTLLVATDQTERIVEPPENVQEKIAFIFNNLSQSNMTQKVEELKETVKEEFMPWVSQYLVMKRVSIEPNFHGLYSNFLDTLKNPEFVKMVLNETYRNIKVLLTSDKAAANFSDRSLLKNLGHWLGMITLAKNKPILYTDLEVKSLLLEAYVKGQQELLYVVPFVAKVLESSLRSMVFRPQNPWTMAIMNVLAELHQEHDLKLNLKFEIEVLCKNLSLDINDLKPGNLLKDKDKLKSLEEQLSAPKKEAKPPEEMLPVSTTGDFVPFAAPPSTPATTTTTCTTTGPPTPQFSYHDINVYALAGLAPHINITVNIPLLQAHPQLKQCVRQSVERAVQELVHPVVDRSIKIAMTTCEQIIRKDFALDSEESRMRVAAHHMMRNLTAGMAMITCREPLLMSIATNLKNSFAAALRAPTPQQREMMEEAAARIAQDNCELACCFIQKTAVEKAGPEMDKRLATEFELRKHARQEGRRYCDPVVLTYQAERMPEQIRLKVGGVDPKQLAVYEEFARNVPGFLPSNDLSQPTGFLAQPMKQQAWATDDVAQIYDKCMADLEQHLHAIPPALAMNPLTQALRSLLEAVALARNSRDGIAALGLLQKAVEGLLDATSGADADLLLRYRECHLLVLKALQDGRAYGPQWCNKQITRCLIECRDEYKYNVEAVELLIRNHLVNMQQYDLHLAQSMENGLHYMAVAFAMQLVKLLLVDERSVSHVTEADLFHTIETLMRTCAHSRANAPEGHTAEQEQQSLTKTPNETVGCTTTCLPQLMDVVRSNYEAMIDRAHGGPNFMMHSGISQASEYDDPPGLREKAEYLLREWVNLYHSAAAGRDSTKAFSAFVGQMHQQGILKTDDLITRFFRLCTEMCVEISYRAQAEQQHNPAASAAIIRAKCYHNLDAFVRLIALLVKHSGEATNTVTKINLLNKVLGIVVGVLIQDHDVRQTEFQQLPYHRIFIMLLLELNAPEHVLETINFQTLTAFCNTFHILRPTKAPGFVYAWLELISHRIFIARMLAHTPQQKGWPMYAQLLIDLFKYLAPFLRNVELNKPMQILYKGTLRVLLVLLHDFPEFLCDYHYGFCDVIPPNCIQLRNLILSAFPRNMRLPDPFTPNLKVDMLSEINIAPRILTNFTGVMPSQFKKDLDSYLKTRSPVTFLSELRSNLQVSNEPGNRYNIQLINALVLYVGTQAIAHIHNKGSTPSMSTITHSAHMDIFQNLAVDLDTEGRYLFLNAIANQLRYPNSHTHYFSCTMLYLFAEANTEAIQEQITRVLLERLIVNRPHPWGLLITFIELIKNPAFKFWSHDFVHCAPEIEKLFQSVAQCCMGQKQAQQVMEGTGAS from the exons ACACAGTTTCTGATTCAGGAGTGTGTGTCGCTGATATCAAAGCCAAACTTTATCGCTACTCTGTGTTACGCCGTTGACAATCCCCTGCACTACCAGAAG AGTTTGAAGCCATCGGCCCACTTATTCACTCAACTGAGTAAAGTTCTTAAGCTCAGCAAGGTCCAAGAG GTGATATTTGGACTTGCTTTGCTCAACTCCAGTAACGCAGACCTTCGTGGTTTTG CTGCGCAGTTCATCAAGCAGAAACTTCCAGACCTCCTGCGGTCATACGTTGACGCAGATCTCGGAGGAAATCAGGAAGGTGGCTTCCAAGATATTGCCATAGAGGTCTTGCAATTACTGCTCTCCCATCTACTGTTTGGCCAGAAGGGAGCCAGTGGGGTAGGCCAAGAGCAGATTGACGCCTTCCTCAAGACACTTTGCCGAG ATTTCCCCCAGGAGCGCTGCCCTGTGGTGCTCGCACCACTGCTGTACCCTGAAAAACGGGACATTCTCATGGACAGGATCCTGCCAGACTCGGGGGAGTTAGCTAAGACCATGATGGAGAGTTCTCTTGCAGAATTCATGCAAGAAGTTGGCTATGGCTTCTGTGCTAG TCTTGATGAATGCAGAAACATAATCCTTCAGTATGGGGTGAGGGAGGTCACTGCCAGCCAGGTAGCCAGGGTCCTGGGCATGATGGCTCGCACCCACTCTGGCTTAACTGATGGCATCCCACTACAG TCCATCTCTGCTCCAGGAAGTGGTATCTGGAGCGATAGTAAGGATAAGAACGATGGCTCCCAAGCACACACGTGGAATGTTGAAGTTCTCATCGATGTCGTGAAAGAAGTG AATCCCAACCTGAACTTCAAAGAGGTGACATACGAATTGGACCACCCAGGCTTTCTAATCCGGGACAGTAAAGGCCTGCATATAGTGGTGTATGGCATTCAGAGGGGGTTGGGCATGGAGGTCTTTCCTGTCGATCTCATCTATAGGCCATGGAAACACGCCGAGGGACAG ctgtcattcaTTCAGCACTCCCTCATGAGCCCAGAAGTGTTTTCCTTTGCTGACTACCCTTGCCACACTGTGGCCATAGACATCCTTAAGGCCCCACCAGAGGATGACAACAGGGAGATTGCCACCTG GAAAAGTCTGGACCTGGTGGAGAGCCTGCTTAGGCTGTCTGAGGTGGGCCAGTATGAGCAGGTGAAGCAGCtgttcagctttcctatcaagcACTGCCCAGACATGTTGGTGCTGGCACTGCTGCAGATCTCCACCTCCTGGCACACACTGCGACATGAGCTCATCTCTACCCTGATGCCTATCTTCCTGGGCAACCACCCTAACTCTGCCATTATCCTGCACTACGCCTGGCATGGACAG GGACAGTCTCCCTCCATCCGTCAGCTAATTATGCATTCGATGGCTGAGTGGTACATGAGAGGGGAGCAGTACGACCAGGCCAAGCTGTCTCGCATCCTGGACGTGGCCCAGGACTTGAAG tctcTATCGATGTTGCTGAATGGTACTCCATTTGCCTTTGTAATTGACCTTGCTGCACTTGCCTCTCGCCGTGAATACCTCAAACTTGATAAATGgctgactgacaaaatcagagAGCATGGG gAACCTTTTATCCAGGCGTGTGTGACATTCCTGAAGAGGCGCTGCCCATCCATTATGGGGGGTCTGGCCCCAGACAAGGACCAGCCCAAAAGCGCCCAGCTGCCCCCGGAGACCTTAGCCACCATGctggcctgcctgcagtccTGTGCTGG gaGCGTGTCCCAGGAGCTGTCAGAGACTATCCTTACCATGGTTGCTAACTGCAGCAATGTAATGAATAAAGCCCGACAACCACCACCAGGGGTGATGCCAAAGGGACGTGCTCCCAGCACCAGCAGCCTGGATGCCATCTCTCCTGTACAG ATGGACTCTCTGTCTGGCATGGGTTCCTTGAACCTGGGGGGCACAGCCACCTCCCACACTCAAAGCATGCAAGGTTTCCCAACCTCGCTGAGTTCGGCTTTCAGTAATCCTCAGTCCCCAGCAAAGGCCTTCCCACCACTCTCCAACCCCAACCCCAGCACACCATTTGGTGGCATTGGCAGCCTGTCCTCGCAGCTCCCTG GTCCTTTGGGCACAGGCATCGGCTCTGGTATTGGTTCTAGTCTGGGGATGCCAACGGTAAACACTGACCCTTTTGGCACCAGGAAGATGAGCACACCAGGCCTGAACCCACCTACCTTTCAGCAGA CTGACCTTTCTCAGGTCTGGCCCGAGGCAAACCAGCACTTTAGTAAGGAGATAGACGACGAAGCAAACAGTTATTTTCAGCGCATCTACAACCATCCACCTCATCCAACTATGTCTGTGGATGAG GTACTGGAAATGCTGCAGAGATTCAAGGATTCAACCATCAAGCGGGAGCGGGAGGTGTTCAATTGCATGCTTCGGAACTTGTTTGAGGAATACCGATTCTTCCCCCAATACCCAGACAAGGAGCTGCACATCACTGCCTGCCTTTTTGGTGGCATTATTGAGAAGGGTCTTGTCACCTACATGGCCCTCGGCTTGGCCCTCAGATATGTTCTTGAAGCCTTAAGAAAACCCTATGGATCCAAAATGTATTACTTTGGAATTGCCGCCCTAGATAGGTTTAAAAACAG ACTAAAGGACTATCCTCAATATTGTCAACACCTGGCTTCAATTGCCCACTTCTTGCAATTCCCCCACCATTTACAAGAG TATATCGAGTATGGCCAACAGTCACGGGACCCTCCGGTGAAGATGCAAGGCTCCATCACCACCCCCGGCAGTCTGGCACTGGCACAAGTCCAAGCACAGGCTCAGTCGCAGCAACCTGGTGTCCCCAAAGCCCCACAGCCAGGTCAGCCCAGCACTCTAGTCACCACAGCCACGACTACAACCACGGTAGCCAAGACCCCTACCATCACCAGACCAACACCCAGCACCTTCAAGAAGGATGTGCCC CCCTCCATAAACACAACCAACATTGACACCCTGCTGGTGGCCACTGACCAAACAGAAAGGATCGTAGAGCCTCCAGAGAATGTCCAGGAGAAGATTGCGTTTATCTTCAACAACCTTTCTCAGTCCAACATGACACAGAAG gttGAGGAGTTGAAAGAAACTGTGAAGGAAGAGTTTATGCCATGGGTGTCTCAGTACCTGGTGATGAAGCGTGTCAGCATTGAGCCCAACTTCCACGGTCTCTACTCCAACTTTCTGGACACTCTCAAGAACCCTGAGTTTGTGAAGATGGTCCTCAATGAGACATACAGGAATATCAAG GTTCTGTTGACTTCTGACAAGGCAGCTGCCAATTTCTCTGATCGCTCCCTGCTGAAGAACCTGGGCCACTGGTTGGGCATGATTACACTGGCCAAAAACAAGCCTATTCTTTACACA GATCTGGAAGTAAAGTCTCTGCTACTGGAAGCCTATGTGAAAGGCCAGCAGGAGCTACTGTACGTGGTTCCCTTTGTGGCCAAAGTTTTGGAGTCCAGTCTACGAAGCATG GTCTTCAGGCCCCAGAACCCCTGGACCATGGCCATCATGAATGTTCTTGCTGAGCTGCATCAAGAACATGATCTCAAG CTGAACTTAAAGTTTGAGATTGAAGTTCTGTGTAAGAACTTGTCTTTGGACATCAACGATCTCAAGCCAGGAAACTTGCTGAAGGACAAAGATAAGCTGAAGAGCCTGGAGGAACAGCTGTCTGCGCCAAAGAAGGAGGCAAAGCCTCCAGAGGAGATGCTGCCAGTGTCTACCACAG GAGACTTTGTTCCATTCGCAGCCCCTCCCTCAACCCCagctaccaccaccaccacttgCACAACCACAGGGCCCCCCACCCCACAGTTCAGTTACCACGACATCAATGTGTATGCCCTGGCAGGTCTGGCTCCACACATCAATATAACTGTCAAC ATCCCTCTGCTACAGGCCCATCCCCAGTTGAAGCAGTGTGTACGGCAGTCAGTCGAGCGAGCTGTTCAGGAGCTGGTGCACCCTGTGGTTGACCGCTCTATCAAAATAGCCATGACAACCTGTGAGCAGATCATCAGGAAGGACTTTGCCCTGGATTCAGAGGAGTCCCGCATGCGTGTGGCTGCCCACCACATGATGAGAAACCTGACTGCTGGCATGGCCATGATCACCTGCCGGGAGCCCCTTCTCATGAGCATCGCCACCAACCTTAAGAACAGCTTTGCTGCTGCACTAAGG GCCCCAACCCCCCAACAGAGGGAAATGATGGAAGAGGCTGCAGCCAGGATTGCTCAAGACAACTGTGAATTGGCTTGCTGCTTCATTCAGAAAACAGCCGTGGAGAAGGCTGGCCCTGAAATGGACAAGAGACTAGCCACG GAGTTTGAACTGAGGAAGCATGCACGGCAAGAGGGACGTCGTTATTGTGATCCTGTTGTTCTGACGTACCAGGCTGAGCGTATGCCTGAGCAGATCAGACTCAAG GTGGGAGGAGTGGACCCGAAGCAACTGGCTGTATATGAGGAGTTTGCCAGGAATGTTCCAGGTTTCTTACCCAGCAATGATCTCTCTCAACCCACTGGCTTCTTGGCTCAGCCCATGAAG CAACAGGCATGGGCCACAGATGATGTGGCTCAGATCTACGATAAGTGCATGGCAGACTTGGAGCAGCATCTTCATGCCATCCCTCCAGCCCTCGCCATGAACCCGCTGACCCAGGCTCTGCGCAGCCTGCTGGAAGCTGTGGCCTTGGCTAGGAACTCCAGGGACGGCATCGCCGCACTTGGCCTTCTACAGAAG GCTGTGGAAGGTCTTCTGGATGCTACTAGTGGTGCTGATGCAGACCTGCTGCTCCGCTACAGGGAGTGCCACCTGCTGGTGCTGAAAGCCCTACAGGATGGACGGGCCTATGGGCCACAGTGGTGCAATAAGCAGATCACCAG GTGTCTGATTGAATGCCGTGATGAGTACAAATATAACGTAGAGGCAGTGGAGCTTCTGATCAGGAACCATCTCGTGAATATGCAGCAGTATGACCTGCACCTGGCACAG TCAATGGAAAACGGACTGCACTACATGGCTGTTGCATTTGCCATGCAATTGGTGAAGCTCCTTCTGGTGGATGAACGCAGTGTCAGCCATGTCACAGAGGCTGACCTCTTCCACACAATTGAAACTTTAATGAGGACCTGTGCACACTCCAGAGCCAACGCACCTGAGGG ACATACAGCAGAACAAGAACAGCAAAGCTTAACAAAGACACCAAATGAGACAGTGGGGTGTACAACAActtg CCTTCCCCAGCTGATGGATGTTGTTCGCTCCAACTATGAGGCCATGATTGACCGGGCCCACGGAGGACCCAACTTCATGATGCACTCTGGGATTTCACAGGCTTCAGAATATGATGATCCCCCAGGCCTGAGGGAGAAGGCCGAGTACCTCCTGAGGGAATGGGTCAACCTGTACCACTCAGCTGCTGCTGGCAGGGATAGCACCAAAGCTTTTTCTGCCTTCGTTGGCCAG ATGCACCAGCAGGGCATCCTGAAGACCGATGACCTGATCACCAGGTTCTTCCGGCTGTGCACAGAAATGTGTGTGGAGATAAGCTATCGGGCACAGGCTGAGCAGCAGCACAACCCAGCAGCCAGTGCAGCCATCATCAGAGCCAAGTGTTACCACAACCTGGATGCTTTTGTTAGGCTCATAGCCCTGCTTGTCAAACACTCTGGAGAGGCCACCAACACAGTGACAAAGATCAACCTCCTCAACAAG GTTCTGGGTATCGTAGTTGGGGTGCTGATTCAGGACCACGATGTCCGTCAGACAGAATTCCAACAGCTGCCATACCACCGCATTTTCATCATGCTGTTGTTGGAGCTCAACGCTCCTGAACATGTTTTGGAGACCATCAACTTCCAGACACTCACCGCCTTCTG CAACACCTTCCACATCCTGAGACCCACCAAAGCACCCGGCTTTGTGTACGCCTGGCTGGAACTGATCTCCCATCGTATCTTCATCGCCAGGATGCTAGCGCACACACCGCAGCAGAAG GGTTGGCCCATGTATGCACAGCTGCTGATTGATCTCTTCAAGTACCTGGCCCCATTCTTGAGGAATGTAGAGCTCAACAAACCTATGCAAATCCTCTACAAG GGCACACTGCGAGTGCTCCTGGTTCTGCTGCATGACTTCCCAGAGTTCCTGTGTGACTACCATTACGGCTTCTGTGATGTTATCCCACCCAACTGCATCCAGCTTCGCAACCTCATCCTCAGTGCCTTTCCACGCAACATGAGGCTCCCTGACCCTTTCACACCCAATCTCAAg GTGGACATGCTGAGTGAGATCAACATCGCGCCCCGTATCCTCACCAACTTTACAGGCGTTATGCCTTCCCAGTTCAAGAAGGACCTGGACTCATACCTGAAGACTCGGTCACCAGTCACCTTCTTGTCTGAGCTGCGCAGCAACCTGCAG GTGTCCAACGAGCCAGGAAACCGCTACAACATCCAGCTGATCAACGCTCTGGTGTTGTATGTCGGCACACAGGCGATCGCTCACATCCACAACAAAGGCAGCACCCCCTCCATGAGCACGATCACCCACTCTGCACACATGGACATCTTCCAGAACCTGGCCGTGGACCTGGACACTGAGG gTCGTTACCTGTTCTTGAACGCCATCGCCAATCAGCTGCGCTACCCCAACAGCCACACTCATTACTTCAGCTGCACCATGCTCTATCTGTTTGCGGAGGCCAACACCGAGGCCATCCAGGAGCAGATCACCAG GGTTCTGTTGGAGAGGCTGATAGTGAACAGGCCTCACCCATGGGGTCTCCTCATCACCTTCATCGAGCTGATCAAGAACCCTGCCTTCAAGTTCTGGAGCCACGACTTTGTGCACTGTGCCCCTGAGATTGAAAA gCTGTTCCAGTCTGTAGCCCAGTGCTGCATGGGACAGAAGCAGGCCCAGCAGGTGATGGAGGGCACTGGTGCCAGCTAG